Proteins co-encoded in one Centroberyx gerrardi isolate f3 chromosome 18, fCenGer3.hap1.cur.20231027, whole genome shotgun sequence genomic window:
- the LOC139911676 gene encoding endoribonuclease ZC3H12A-like — translation MNQNKEARRIPQSDSPERREERKHVQTPDTEAALGHPAAGMDHQHTKVERFLKLGYSQGDILRVLESLRHDAQTNDILEELIKTCHTRSYSNKSPSTGSIPSPKLVARGCSVPQPGPGPGPAPPRPGPATDRDPPVGFRPVVIDGSNVAMSHGDKKVFSCQGLHLAVRWFWDKGLRDITVFVPLWRKEQPRPEAPITDQHFLHELEKRKILVYTPSRCVNGKRVVCYDDRYIVKLAFDSDGIIVSNDNYRDLQTENPQWKKFIEERLLMYSFANDKFMPPDDPLGRNGPAIDDFLRKKPWAPDNKQQHCPYGKKCTYGVKCKFYHPERANQSQLSVADELRAMSRPAADRAKPFALPPAPPLGQALSQDAHRCLAPYQLEHTLTHPHRYPSPTPPPPLSTEDPSHRASPSEQFLYQRDTSSPRNPPSTPGLRLCPSPDVDEAFGSLDSYMSRLYIQDRSPSSERLSYGYSSGVASCTQSHEDYFPSGSYNGNTQRSCRGGHPSGGYYPAQNGCDQTCNQCGYGHTHRLPRPPAGSSCPPLLPQNGDRPVHFSEQQYFRQPFPHRQSHSLPEDPWRPSGGGAKTPTSEQRKSLRSQLSTLFPQSMVEHVMSVYPHVEDMSELISLIQRYRTSHISF, via the exons ATGAACCAGAATAAGGAGGCGAGAAGGATTCCCCAGTCAGACAgtcctgagaggagagaggagaggaaacacgTACAAACCCCAGACACTGAAGCAGCACTGGGGCACCCGGCGGCCGGCATGGACCACCAGCACACCAAGGTAGAGCGCTTCCTCAAGCTGGGATACTCTCAGGGCGACATCCTGCGGGTTCTGGAGAGCCTGCGCCACGACGCCCAGACCAACGACATCCTGGAGGAGCTGATCAAGACCTGCCACACTCGCAGCTACAGCAACAAGAGCCCCTCCACCGGCTCCATACCCAGTCCCAAACTGGTGGCCAGGGGCTGCAGCGTCCCGCAGCcgggccccggccccggccccgcaCCGCCCCGGCCCGGCCCCGCCACGGACAGAGACCCACCGGTGGGCTTCAGACCCGTGGTGATCGACGGGAGCAACGTGGCCATGAG cCATGGTGACAAGAAGGTGTTTTCGTGCCAGGGGCTTCATCTGGCGGTGAGGTGGTTCTGGGACAAAGGCCTGCGGGACATCACCGTCTTCGTCCCCCTGTGGAGGAAGGAGCAGCCGAGGCCTGAGGCGCCCATCACAG ATCAACATTTTCTCCACGAGCTGGAGAAGAGGAAAATCCTGGTGTACACGCCGTCCCGCTGCGTCAACGGCAAGAGGGTGGTGTGCTACGACGACCGCTACATCGTCAAGCTGGCCTTCGACTCGGACGGCATCATCGTGTCCAACGACAACTACCGCGACCTGCAGACGGAGAACCCCCAGTGGAAGAAGTTCATAGAGGAGAGGCTGCTGATGTACAGCTTCGCCAACGACAA GTTCATGCCTCCGGACGATCCTCTGGGAAGAAACGGTCCCGCCATTGACGATTTCCTGAGGAAAAAGCCGTGGGCCCCGGACAACAAGCAGCAACACTGCCCTTACG GAAAGAAGTGCACTTATGGAGTGAAGTGCAAATTCTACCACCCAGAGCGAgccaaccaatcacagctgTCCGTGGCGGACGAGCTCAGGGCCATGAGCAGGCCGGCTGCGGACCGGGCCAAGCCCTTCGCCTTGCCCCCTGCCCCGCCGCTGGGCCAGGCGCTCAGTCAGGACGCTCACCGCTGCCTGGCCCCGTACCAGCTGGAACACACTCTCACCCATCCACACAGAtacccctcccccaccccgcCGCCGCCCCTGAGCACCGAGGACCCGTCCCACAGGGCTTCACCCAGCGAGCAGTTTCTCTACCAGAGGGACACCAGCAGCCCACGAAACCCACCGAGCACCCCCGGCCTCCGTCTGTGCCCCAGCCCGGACGTGGACGAGGCTTTCGGCTCCCTGGACAGCTACATGTCCAGACTCTACATCCAGGACAGATCTCCAAGCAGTGAGAGGCTTTCTTACGGCTACAGCAGCGGGGTGGCCAGCTGCACCCAGAGCCACGAGGACTACTTCCCTTCCGGGTCGTACAACGGGAACACCCAGAGGTCCTGCAGGGGCGGGCACCCCTCAGGAGGGTATTACCCCGCTCAGAACGGCTGCGACCAAACCTGCAACCAGTGCGGGTATGGCCATACGCACCGGCTGCCCCGGCCCCCAGCGGGCAGCTCCTGTCCGCCCCTGCTCCCCCAAAACGGTGACCGTCCCGTCCACTTTTCGGAGCAGCAGTATTTCAGGCAGCCGTTCCCACACAGGCAGAGCCATAGTTTGCCCGAGGACCCCTGGAGGCCGTCCGGGGGCGGGGCCAAGACGCCCACCAGCGAGCAGAGGAAGAGTCTGAGGAGCCAGCTGAGCACGCTGTTCCCTCAGAGCATGGTGGAGCACGTCATGAGCGTTTACCCTCATGTTGAAGACATGTCCGAACTGATTTCTCTCATCCAGAGGTACAGGACCAGCCACATCTCCTTCTAG